GCGGTCGCCTACGGCTGGCAGGCGGCGGTGACCACGCTGGACCAGCTGCGGACCATCACCCACGCCCTGCGCGGCTGGCCCACCCCGCTGGGCGGTTCGCTGAACACCGCCGAGGTCAAGTTCGACGAGGTCGGCGGTGCCTCCGAGGAGAAGGCCGTCACCACCCTGCGCCTCATCGGACGGCAGGTCGTCGAGTTCGCCCGCGCCCGGCACTGAGGATTCGTTTCCGCCACTGGTGGGTATTCCCCGACCGAAGCCTGCCGCCAGGGGAGGGAACCACGTGCAACCGGTCTACACAGCGGTCGCGACCGCGCGCGGTGACGGGCGCAACGGCGAGGTCACCTCGTCGGACGGGGTGATCGACGAGCAGCTGGCCGTGCCCAAGGAGATGGGCGGGCCGGGCGGTGAGATGACGAACCCCGAGCAGCTGTTCGCCGCCGGGTACGCGGCCTGCTTCCACGGCGCCGTGCGGCTCGTGGCGCGGAAGGCCGGCGTGGACCTGACCGAGTCGTCGGTCACCGCCGAGGTCGGTATCGGCCGCGACGGCGGTGAGCTGGAACTGGCCGTCAAGCTGATCGCGCACCTGCCGGGCCTGCCGCAGGACAAGGCCGGCGCGCTGGCGGCCCAGGCGCACCACGTGTGCCCGTACTCCCGTGCGACCAGGGGAAACATCCAGGTCGAGATCACCGCGACGACCTGAGGAAGAGTTGCCGACAAGGAGGATTGTTTCGATGGCGAACGCACCCATCCAGAGCCCGCTCAGCCCGGCCGACAAGGAGATCACCGGTAACGCGCT
The sequence above is a segment of the Amycolatopsis viridis genome. Coding sequences within it:
- a CDS encoding organic hydroperoxide resistance protein — protein: MQPVYTAVATARGDGRNGEVTSSDGVIDEQLAVPKEMGGPGGEMTNPEQLFAAGYAACFHGAVRLVARKAGVDLTESSVTAEVGIGRDGGELELAVKLIAHLPGLPQDKAGALAAQAHHVCPYSRATRGNIQVEITATT